The following coding sequences are from one Pseudonocardia sp. HH130630-07 window:
- a CDS encoding amidohydrolase family protein, giving the protein MTEHDLVITGGRLVDPGSGVDAVLDVGITAGTVTEVGTGLTGRREIDARGLVVAPGFVDLHSHCEDIPGMRLQAFDGVTTALELEVGMYPAAAAYERAARAGRPINYGFATSWGAARLQVVGGVPATGRLADVFTAMTVPQWQRAAEPGLIDRVIGLVEDDLADGALGVGIPVGYAPGIDAQEYVRIAAAAAAAGRPTYTHARDLVEQDPGGVVDGAEEIVRAAGETGAHMHYCHVNSTSGRHLDRVHATVSRAVAAGSPVTTEAYPYGSGMTGIGAAFLAPDLLHRRGLTPSSIQHLASGRRMADAGELSRMRAEHGSEWAFVHFLDEADPADRELIRKAMVFGETAVASDGGEPFRPGGTVDPLAWPLPADAVGHPRTAGTYSRTLRTLVRESGALDLAEAVRRCSTVPAGIAARGVPAMERKGRLSVGADADVVVFDPGTVTDNATFADPVRPSSGFSHVVVAGTAVIRDGALVPDALPGRAVRAG; this is encoded by the coding sequence ATGACCGAGCACGACCTGGTGATCACCGGTGGACGGCTCGTCGACCCCGGATCGGGGGTCGACGCCGTCCTCGACGTCGGGATCACGGCGGGCACCGTCACCGAGGTCGGGACCGGGCTGACCGGCCGGCGGGAGATCGACGCCCGCGGGCTCGTCGTCGCGCCGGGCTTCGTCGACCTGCACAGCCACTGCGAGGACATCCCCGGGATGCGCCTGCAGGCCTTCGACGGCGTGACGACCGCGCTGGAGCTGGAGGTCGGCATGTACCCGGCGGCGGCCGCCTACGAACGCGCCGCCCGGGCCGGCCGGCCGATCAACTACGGCTTCGCGACGAGCTGGGGCGCGGCCCGCCTGCAGGTCGTCGGCGGGGTGCCCGCGACCGGCCGGCTGGCCGACGTCTTCACCGCGATGACGGTGCCGCAGTGGCAGCGGGCCGCCGAGCCGGGCCTGATCGACCGGGTGATCGGGCTGGTCGAGGACGACCTCGCCGACGGCGCGCTCGGGGTGGGCATCCCGGTCGGCTACGCGCCGGGCATCGACGCGCAGGAGTACGTGCGGATCGCCGCCGCGGCGGCCGCGGCCGGGCGGCCGACCTACACCCACGCGCGGGACCTGGTCGAGCAGGACCCGGGCGGGGTCGTCGACGGCGCCGAGGAGATCGTCCGGGCGGCCGGGGAGACCGGCGCCCACATGCACTACTGCCACGTCAACAGCACCTCGGGCCGGCACCTCGACCGGGTGCACGCCACCGTGTCCCGGGCGGTCGCGGCCGGGTCGCCGGTCACCACCGAGGCCTACCCCTACGGCAGCGGGATGACCGGGATCGGGGCCGCGTTCCTCGCCCCGGACCTGCTGCACCGCCGGGGTCTCACTCCGTCGTCCATCCAGCACCTGGCCTCCGGCCGGCGGATGGCCGACGCCGGGGAGCTGTCCCGGATGCGCGCCGAGCACGGTTCGGAGTGGGCGTTCGTGCACTTCCTCGACGAGGCCGATCCCGCCGACCGGGAGCTGATCCGCAAGGCGATGGTCTTCGGCGAGACCGCTGTCGCCTCCGACGGCGGCGAGCCGTTCCGGCCCGGCGGGACCGTGGACCCGCTGGCGTGGCCGCTGCCCGCGGACGCCGTCGGCCATCCGCGGACCGCGGGGACCTACAGCCGGACCCTGCGCACGCTCGTCCGCGAGTCGGGTGCGCTCGACCTCGCCGAGGCGGTCCGCCGGTGCAGCACGGTGCCGGCCGGGATCGCGGCCCGCGGGGTGCCCGCGATGGAGCGCAAGGGCCGGCTGTCGGTCGGGGCCGACGCCGACGTCGTCGTGTTCGACCCGGGCACCGTCACCGACAACGCGACGTTCGCCGACCCGGTGCGGCCCAGCTCCGGCTTCTCCCACGTCGTCGTGGCCGGGACCGCCGTCATCCGCGACGGCGCGCTCGTCCCGGACGCGCTGCCAGGACGCGCGGTCCGCGCGGGGTAG
- a CDS encoding MFS transporter: MSTTSTSPATVRRTGRRTVGLLVGVYIIDYIDRVMIAVALPLIGAEFGLTRTEQGLVVSAFAIAYMVTQLPGGLLADRVGAKPLLLASLVGWSVFTAATGFAPGLVTLLVLRALFGVAQALFPAASFKALAERTTREARTRSAGLMLSSNFVGAGLGPLIVAPLVVLTGWRHTFWIVAVGGLVLGVVLWKLLPPPLPRELTEPDARTDAPAMPLRHVLTNGLVLRCALMFACFNMLNYGMITWVPSYLVEARGLSLVAAGVSASIPLLVTAAGVIVGGTLMSRRFDADPRRLVVPALVVSAVLLVPMLLTTSTTTFTVLQSLAMFSSALAAIGIVGMPLRSLPRDLVGSGMGVVNTGGQLAGVLAPLAMGWLADRAGFGAAFGLLAATTLLAALISLVTRPRRADVPATATEGAS; this comes from the coding sequence GTGAGTACGACCAGCACGTCACCCGCGACCGTCCGGCGGACCGGACGACGGACCGTCGGCCTGCTGGTCGGCGTCTACATCATCGACTACATCGACCGCGTCATGATCGCCGTCGCGCTGCCGCTGATCGGCGCCGAGTTCGGCCTCACCCGCACCGAGCAGGGGCTGGTCGTCTCCGCGTTCGCCATCGCCTACATGGTCACCCAGCTGCCCGGCGGGCTGCTGGCCGACCGGGTCGGCGCCAAGCCGCTGCTGCTGGCGTCACTGGTCGGCTGGTCGGTGTTCACCGCGGCCACCGGGTTCGCCCCCGGCCTGGTCACCCTGCTCGTCCTGCGCGCGCTGTTCGGGGTGGCGCAGGCGCTGTTCCCGGCCGCGTCGTTCAAGGCGCTCGCCGAGCGGACCACCCGGGAGGCGCGCACCCGCAGTGCCGGGCTGATGCTGTCGTCGAACTTCGTCGGTGCCGGGCTCGGGCCGCTGATCGTCGCCCCGCTCGTCGTGCTCACCGGCTGGCGGCACACGTTCTGGATCGTCGCCGTCGGCGGGCTCGTCCTCGGCGTTGTCCTGTGGAAGCTGCTGCCGCCGCCGCTGCCCCGGGAGCTGACCGAGCCGGATGCCCGCACCGACGCACCGGCCATGCCGCTGCGCCACGTGCTGACCAACGGTCTGGTCCTGCGCTGCGCGCTCATGTTCGCCTGCTTCAACATGCTCAACTACGGGATGATCACCTGGGTGCCGTCCTACCTGGTGGAGGCCAGGGGGCTGTCCCTGGTGGCCGCCGGGGTGTCGGCGTCGATCCCGCTGCTCGTGACGGCGGCCGGCGTCATCGTCGGCGGCACGCTGATGAGCCGCCGGTTCGACGCCGACCCGCGCCGGCTCGTCGTCCCCGCGCTGGTGGTGTCCGCGGTCCTGCTCGTGCCGATGCTGCTGACCACGTCCACGACGACGTTCACCGTGCTGCAGAGCCTCGCCATGTTCAGCAGCGCGCTCGCCGCGATCGGCATCGTCGGCATGCCGCTGCGGTCACTGCCGCGCGATCTCGTCGGGTCCGGGATGGGCGTGGTGAACACCGGCGGCCAGCTCGCCGGGGTGCTCGCCCCGCTGGCCATGGGCTGGCTGGCCGACCGGGCCGGGTTCGGCGCCGCGTTCGGGCTGCTCGCCGCGACCACGCTGCTGGCCGCACTGATCTCGCTGGTGACCCGCCCCCGCCGGGCGGACGTGCCGGCCACCGCGACGGAGGGAGCATCATGA
- a CDS encoding NAD(P)/FAD-dependent oxidoreductase, whose translation MSVRPPRRAVVIGAGVVGLSCAWHLQRHGAEVTVLDRSTVGAGASWGNAGYLTPALTVPLPEPALLREGIRGLGDADSPLALDPRPDPGTVAFLAAFARNSTAPRWRRALAALAPLAAGALGAFDELADAGVEVRTHPATVRVGFRPGADTTGLTHELAAVRASGLAVEHGPGTTGPPFSERIGRVVDLHGQRYVDPGQVLAALAGAVRDRGGRIVPGAAVRTVGFGPDGLQVDTWSGAPHPADAVVVATGAWLPELGRALGLRVPVRAGRGYSCTVDLGAPLDGPVYLPEARVAVTPYRGAARLAGTMEITGSDAPFRRRRLDAVVRSVTPLLAGLDPESVRDPWVGPRPLTPDGLPVIGPARLPGVFVAGGHGMWGLTLGPVTGRVLADRIATGEGVPELTALDPARSGRGPAVLSRAGSPGPGSW comes from the coding sequence GTGAGCGTCCGTCCACCCCGCCGTGCCGTCGTCATCGGTGCCGGCGTCGTCGGCCTGTCCTGCGCCTGGCACCTGCAGCGGCACGGTGCCGAGGTCACGGTGCTGGACCGGTCCACCGTCGGGGCCGGTGCGTCCTGGGGCAACGCCGGCTACCTGACGCCGGCGCTCACCGTGCCGCTGCCGGAGCCGGCGCTGCTCCGCGAGGGGATCCGCGGGCTCGGTGACGCCGACTCCCCGCTGGCCCTGGACCCGCGGCCGGATCCGGGCACCGTGGCCTTCCTCGCGGCGTTCGCCCGCAACTCGACCGCGCCGCGGTGGCGGCGGGCGCTGGCCGCGCTGGCCCCGCTCGCCGCCGGGGCGCTGGGCGCGTTCGACGAGTTGGCCGACGCCGGGGTCGAGGTGCGGACCCATCCGGCGACGGTCCGGGTCGGGTTCCGCCCCGGCGCGGACACCACGGGCCTGACGCACGAGCTGGCCGCCGTCCGCGCGTCCGGGCTGGCCGTCGAGCACGGTCCCGGCACCACCGGCCCGCCGTTCTCCGAGCGGATCGGCCGGGTCGTGGACCTGCACGGGCAGCGCTACGTCGACCCCGGCCAGGTCCTGGCCGCGCTCGCCGGCGCGGTCCGGGACCGGGGCGGGCGGATCGTGCCCGGTGCCGCGGTGCGGACGGTCGGCTTCGGTCCGGACGGGCTGCAGGTCGACACCTGGTCCGGCGCGCCGCACCCGGCGGACGCCGTCGTCGTCGCGACCGGGGCCTGGCTGCCGGAGCTGGGCCGCGCACTGGGGCTGCGGGTCCCCGTCCGGGCCGGCCGCGGCTACTCCTGCACGGTGGACCTGGGCGCGCCGCTCGACGGGCCGGTCTACCTGCCCGAGGCCCGGGTCGCCGTGACGCCCTACCGCGGCGCCGCCCGGCTCGCCGGCACGATGGAGATCACCGGAAGCGACGCGCCGTTCCGGCGGCGCCGCCTCGACGCCGTCGTCCGGTCGGTCACCCCGCTGCTCGCGGGGCTCGACCCCGAGTCGGTGCGCGACCCGTGGGTCGGCCCGCGCCCGCTGACCCCCGACGGCCTCCCGGTGATCGGCCCGGCCCGGCTGCCGGGGGTGTTCGTCGCGGGTGGGCACGGCATGTGGGGGCTGACGCTGGGCCCGGTCACCGGCCGGGTGCTGGCCGACCGCATCGCGACGGGGGAGGGCGTTCCGGAGCTCACCGCGCTGGATCCGGCGCGCTCCGGCCGGGGCCCGGCCGTCCTGAGCCGGGCCGGCTCGCCCGGCCCCGGGTCGTGGTGA
- a CDS encoding ABC-F family ATP-binding cassette domain-containing protein codes for MISTSNIELRAGSRILLSGANLRVQPGDRIGLVGRNGAGKTTSMRVLAGEGEPYSGEVVSNSPIGYLPQDPREGDLSVAAKDRVLSARGLDVLIAKMEKAQTAMAEIVDGPQNERAVREYGRLEERFSALGGYAAESEAARICTHLGLPDRVLAQPMRTLSGGQRRRVELARILFAASDGGSRSATTLLLDEPTNHLDADSITWLRGFLQGHEGGLVVISHDTDLLAAVVNKVWFLDATRGEADQYNMDWKRYLEARATDEKRRRRERANAEKKASALHAQAAKMGAKATKAVAAKNMARRADALLSGLDEERQSDRVARIRFPNPAPCGRTPMTAEGLTKAYGSLEVFTGVDLAVDRGSKVVVLGLNGAGKTTLLRLLAGTEEPDAGGVVPGHGLRTGYFAQEHDTLDMNSSVWDNIRHASPDAPEQQLRTLLGSFMFSGEQLEQPAGTLSGGERTRLALAGLVSSAANVLLLDEPTNNLDPASREQVLDALRRFEGAVVLVTHDPGAVEAVEPDRVIVLPDGTEDHWSAEYLELVQLA; via the coding sequence GTGATCAGCACGAGCAACATCGAACTGCGCGCCGGATCCCGCATCCTGCTCTCCGGGGCGAACCTGCGCGTCCAGCCCGGCGACCGGATCGGGCTGGTCGGGCGCAACGGCGCCGGCAAGACGACCTCGATGCGGGTGCTGGCCGGCGAGGGCGAGCCGTACTCCGGCGAGGTCGTCTCGAACTCGCCGATCGGCTACCTGCCCCAGGACCCGCGCGAGGGCGACCTGTCGGTCGCGGCGAAGGACCGGGTGCTCTCCGCCCGCGGGCTGGACGTGCTGATCGCCAAGATGGAGAAGGCACAGACCGCGATGGCCGAGATCGTCGACGGCCCGCAGAACGAGCGCGCGGTCCGCGAGTACGGGCGGCTGGAGGAGCGGTTCTCCGCGCTCGGCGGGTACGCGGCGGAGTCCGAGGCCGCGCGGATCTGCACCCATCTCGGCCTGCCCGACCGGGTGCTGGCGCAACCGATGCGCACCCTGTCCGGTGGCCAGCGCCGCCGGGTGGAGCTGGCCCGGATCCTGTTCGCCGCGTCCGACGGCGGCTCGCGGTCGGCCACCACGCTGCTGCTCGACGAGCCGACCAACCACCTCGACGCCGACTCGATCACCTGGCTGCGCGGGTTCCTGCAGGGCCACGAGGGCGGCCTCGTGGTGATCAGCCACGACACCGACCTGCTCGCCGCGGTCGTCAACAAGGTGTGGTTCCTCGACGCGACGCGCGGCGAGGCCGACCAGTACAACATGGACTGGAAGCGCTACCTGGAGGCCAGGGCGACCGACGAGAAGCGTCGTCGGCGGGAGCGGGCCAACGCGGAGAAGAAGGCGTCGGCGCTGCACGCCCAGGCCGCCAAGATGGGGGCGAAGGCGACGAAGGCGGTCGCCGCGAAGAACATGGCGCGCCGGGCCGACGCGCTGCTGTCCGGGCTGGACGAGGAGCGACAGTCCGACCGGGTCGCCCGGATCCGGTTCCCGAACCCGGCACCGTGCGGGCGGACCCCGATGACGGCGGAGGGGCTCACCAAGGCCTACGGCTCGCTGGAGGTCTTCACCGGCGTCGACCTCGCGGTGGACCGCGGGTCCAAGGTCGTCGTGCTGGGGCTCAACGGCGCGGGCAAGACGACCCTGCTGCGGCTGCTGGCCGGTACCGAGGAGCCCGACGCGGGCGGGGTCGTCCCCGGGCACGGCCTGCGGACCGGCTACTTCGCCCAGGAGCACGACACGCTCGACATGAACAGCTCGGTCTGGGACAACATCCGGCACGCCTCACCGGACGCCCCCGAGCAGCAGCTACGGACGCTGCTGGGGTCGTTCATGTTCTCCGGCGAGCAGCTCGAGCAGCCGGCCGGGACGCTGTCCGGCGGTGAGCGGACCCGGCTCGCGCTCGCCGGGCTGGTGTCCTCGGCGGCCAACGTCCTGCTGCTCGACGAGCCGACGAACAACCTGGATCCCGCCAGCCGCGAGCAGGTCCTGGACGCGCTGCGCCGGTTCGAGGGTGCCGTCGTGCTGGTGACGCACGATCCCGGCGCTGTGGAGGCCGTGGAGCCGGACCGGGTGATCGTCCTGCCGGACGGCACCGAGGACCACTGGTCCGCCGAGTACCTGGAACTCGTCCAGCTCGCCTGA
- a CDS encoding helix-turn-helix domain-containing protein: protein MAELKKGARITGTQRGKLAADLKKKYEKGASIRSLAEQTGRSYGFVHRVLSETGVTLRGRGGATRTKKK, encoded by the coding sequence ATGGCCGAGTTGAAGAAGGGCGCCCGGATCACCGGGACGCAGCGCGGAAAACTGGCCGCGGATCTGAAGAAGAAGTACGAGAAGGGCGCCAGCATCCGGTCGCTCGCCGAGCAGACGGGCCGGTCGTACGGTTTCGTGCACCGCGTTCTCTCGGAGACCGGCGTGACGCTGCGTGGGCGCGGCGGCGCCACCCGGACCAAGAAGAAGTAG
- a CDS encoding ABC transporter ATP-binding protein, with protein MDRPLTLMRGVIRGADSPSVRRGSIAPGTWPRIWGFVRPYRRWLLAYLGLTTVTAVIGVVTPLLAGRIVNTIVAANELPDAARVVIVIAAAIAGMAVLESVVGLAGRWFSSRLGEGLVENLRVAVFTHVQAMPLAFFARTRTGALVSRLNNDVIGAQSAITSTLSTVLANSIQLVLAVAVMIGLAWQVTVLAMLLLPVFVLPARRMGTWLAELRREAAELNATMGNQMTERFSAPGATLVKLFGDPADEAAVFRGQVSRVRDIGVRSAMVSRLFVTALQLVSALAQALIYGLGGYLAVTGRIPAGTVVALGLLLTRLYTPMTALANARVDIMTALVAFERVFEVLDLRPSITERADPRPLPAGPVDVALRGVRFTYPTASEVSLASLEEVAVLDQRAGAEVLHGVDLYIRGGGLLALVGTSGAGKSTLASLVPRLYDVGSGAVELSGVDVRDLSFATLRGTVGMVTQDGHLFHETIAANLRYAAPGATDDEMVDALRRARLGDLLDTLPDGLGTVVGERGYRLSGGERQRLTIARLLLARPRVVILDEATAHLDSESEAAVQEALTEALVGRTAIVIAHRLSTVRSADRIAVLEAGRVVETGTHEELLAAGGRYATLYRTQFAPAAVR; from the coding sequence TTGGATCGCCCGCTCACCCTGATGCGCGGGGTCATCCGGGGGGCGGACTCGCCGTCCGTCCGTCGTGGCTCCATCGCACCCGGAACCTGGCCCCGGATCTGGGGCTTCGTCCGGCCGTACCGGCGCTGGCTGCTCGCCTACCTCGGGCTCACCACGGTGACAGCGGTGATCGGCGTCGTCACGCCGTTGCTGGCCGGCCGGATCGTCAACACGATCGTCGCCGCGAACGAACTGCCCGACGCGGCGCGGGTGGTGATCGTGATCGCCGCGGCCATCGCCGGGATGGCCGTGCTGGAGTCGGTCGTCGGTCTCGCCGGGCGCTGGTTCTCCTCCCGGCTGGGCGAGGGACTGGTCGAGAACCTGCGCGTCGCGGTCTTCACCCACGTCCAGGCGATGCCGCTGGCGTTCTTCGCCCGCACCCGGACCGGTGCGCTGGTCAGCCGGCTCAACAACGACGTCATCGGCGCCCAGTCGGCGATCACCAGCACCCTGTCCACGGTGCTGGCGAACTCGATCCAGCTCGTACTGGCCGTCGCGGTGATGATCGGGCTCGCCTGGCAGGTCACGGTGCTGGCGATGCTGCTGCTGCCGGTGTTCGTGCTGCCGGCCCGGCGGATGGGGACCTGGCTGGCCGAGCTGCGGCGGGAGGCTGCCGAGCTCAACGCGACCATGGGCAACCAGATGACCGAGCGGTTCTCCGCACCCGGCGCGACGCTGGTCAAGCTCTTCGGTGACCCTGCGGACGAGGCCGCGGTGTTCCGTGGGCAGGTCTCGCGGGTGCGCGACATCGGGGTCCGGTCGGCGATGGTGTCACGGCTGTTCGTCACCGCCCTGCAGCTGGTGTCCGCGCTGGCCCAGGCGCTGATCTACGGTCTCGGCGGCTACCTGGCGGTGACCGGGCGGATCCCGGCCGGGACGGTCGTCGCGCTCGGGTTGCTGCTGACCCGGCTCTACACGCCGATGACGGCGCTCGCGAACGCCCGGGTCGACATCATGACGGCGCTGGTCGCGTTCGAGCGGGTCTTCGAGGTGCTGGACCTGCGGCCTTCGATCACCGAGCGCGCCGACCCGCGCCCGCTGCCGGCCGGCCCGGTCGACGTCGCGCTGCGCGGGGTCCGGTTCACCTACCCGACCGCGTCGGAGGTCTCGCTGGCCTCGCTGGAGGAGGTCGCCGTCCTCGACCAGCGGGCCGGTGCCGAGGTGCTGCACGGCGTCGACCTGTACATCCGCGGCGGCGGCCTGCTCGCACTGGTCGGGACCTCCGGCGCCGGCAAGTCGACGCTGGCCTCGCTGGTCCCGCGGCTGTACGACGTCGGCTCCGGTGCCGTCGAGCTGTCCGGTGTCGACGTGCGCGACCTGTCGTTCGCGACGCTGCGGGGCACCGTCGGGATGGTGACCCAGGACGGTCACCTGTTCCACGAGACGATCGCCGCGAACCTGCGCTACGCGGCCCCCGGGGCGACCGACGACGAGATGGTCGACGCGCTGCGCCGGGCCCGGCTCGGCGACCTGCTGGACACGCTCCCGGACGGGCTCGGCACCGTCGTGGGGGAGCGCGGCTACCGGCTCTCCGGCGGCGAGCGCCAACGCCTCACCATCGCCCGGCTGCTGCTCGCCCGGCCCCGGGTGGTGATCCTCGACGAGGCCACGGCCCACCTCGACTCCGAGTCCGAGGCTGCGGTGCAGGAGGCGCTGACCGAGGCACTCGTCGGGCGGACCGCGATCGTCATCGCGCACCGGCTGTCGACGGTCCGCTCCGCCGACCGGATCGCCGTGCTGGAGGCGGGACGGGTGGTGGAGACGGGTACCCACGAGGAGCTGCTGGCCGCCGGGGGCAGGTATGCGACCCTCTACCGCACCCAGTTCGCGCCGGCGGCCGTCCGCTGA
- a CDS encoding amidohydrolase family protein: MFIVDADRILVGPVGEVLPGAGVLVDGAVIAEVGPVEEILRRHPGVPRSAHPGRTLLPGLVNSHVHLAADLSRDPFGTVRAGDRPVTRALVERNARACLRAGCTTVRDLGDAAGVVAEVRDDPRGADLPRILTAGTPLTITGGHCWFLGGVADTESELRAAIDRTAGTADLVKIMAGGGQMTPGGPSQYEPQYPAELLRVVVEHAAQHGLPVAAHAHGTVPIIRCVDAGVSTVEHCGWHSGAGRTDRSDSHARSMARHGIVAGNTTAPQWRDMAARTPIPEGTRFGDQWVWMHEHGVPIVIGTDSGMPNAVFDGFRAGLEMFEELGFDRDWIIGTATSGAAARLGLGDRTGAVRPGLAADLVVVDGDPRDDLDRLHRPVEVVAGGRRHTQDDLVAEPRERPAR; the protein is encoded by the coding sequence GTGTTCATCGTCGATGCCGACCGGATCCTGGTGGGGCCGGTGGGCGAGGTGCTCCCCGGTGCCGGGGTGCTCGTCGACGGTGCCGTGATCGCGGAGGTCGGCCCGGTCGAGGAGATCCTGCGGCGACACCCGGGCGTGCCGCGGTCCGCGCACCCCGGCCGGACCCTCCTCCCCGGGCTGGTGAACTCGCACGTCCATCTCGCGGCCGACCTCAGCCGGGACCCGTTCGGCACGGTCCGGGCCGGCGACCGGCCCGTGACCAGGGCGCTGGTCGAGCGGAACGCCCGGGCGTGCCTGCGGGCCGGCTGCACGACGGTGCGCGACCTGGGCGATGCCGCGGGCGTCGTCGCCGAGGTCCGGGACGACCCGCGAGGGGCGGACCTGCCGCGGATCCTCACCGCCGGGACCCCGCTGACGATCACCGGAGGGCACTGCTGGTTCCTCGGCGGAGTGGCGGACACCGAGTCCGAGTTGCGTGCCGCGATCGACCGCACCGCCGGGACCGCCGACCTGGTCAAGATCATGGCCGGCGGCGGGCAGATGACCCCCGGCGGGCCCAGCCAGTACGAACCGCAGTACCCGGCCGAGCTGCTGCGGGTCGTCGTCGAGCACGCGGCGCAGCACGGGCTCCCGGTGGCCGCGCACGCCCACGGCACCGTTCCGATCATCCGATGCGTCGACGCCGGGGTGTCGACCGTCGAGCACTGCGGCTGGCACTCCGGTGCCGGCCGGACCGACCGCTCCGACTCCCACGCCCGGTCGATGGCCCGCCACGGGATCGTCGCCGGTAACACCACGGCTCCGCAGTGGCGCGACATGGCAGCCAGGACGCCGATCCCCGAGGGGACCCGGTTCGGCGACCAGTGGGTCTGGATGCACGAACACGGCGTCCCCATCGTGATCGGGACCGATTCGGGCATGCCCAACGCCGTCTTCGACGGGTTCCGTGCCGGTCTGGAGATGTTCGAGGAGCTCGGCTTCGACCGCGACTGGATCATCGGGACCGCGACGTCCGGTGCCGCGGCCCGGCTCGGGCTGGGCGACCGTACCGGCGCCGTCCGTCCAGGTCTCGCCGCCGATCTCGTCGTGGTCGACGGCGATCCCCGCGACGACCTCGATCGGCTGCACCGCCCGGTCGAGGTGGTGGCCGGTGGGCGCCGCCACACGCAGGACGATCTGGTCGCCGAACCACGGGAGCGCCCGGCGCGCTGA
- a CDS encoding serine hydrolase domain-containing protein, translating into MLRGLVLAVVVAVAAAGTAVAAPVTAAGPGALHDYAAEFAVPGAVAVVVTGGPQGRATTVPYGRTSDGDPVTGDTPFRIASMSKAFTALAVQRLAEQGRLDLDGPVAAALPGFAVADPRGQRMTVRHLLTHTSGLSDADVDEFALPPQESAAALVQRLRGLPLAAEPGTRFEYLNANYVVVARLVEVVTGRPFGDHLADAVFRPLGMDRTVATDRCDAAVPGLARGHVGAYGVQVPAPEIPSLCAGDGGIVTTADDLTRWLRFRLGDGTVPGGARLVGAAAMRDAVTPAPATGGYGLGWGIEDRAGGRVLAAHSGAIGTASSAITISSAGSGAFVLTNGRGAPALLAGQFVDGADGVDPGPPVTDPMRRIDLTLLGVTVLLAAGLLAAVLRAPGRARRLAGRRRTVSLPVLAVLAGLVLLPAVAAASGVVSTTAWVYAFWLVPAAGVLAVVLVAGGLAALAARGSARWRVRRSGAVGAGAHPVLHDVEDGVKVVHR; encoded by the coding sequence GTGCTCCGCGGGCTCGTCCTCGCGGTCGTCGTCGCGGTGGCCGCGGCCGGTACGGCCGTCGCGGCACCGGTGACCGCGGCCGGCCCCGGCGCGCTGCACGACTACGCCGCCGAGTTCGCCGTCCCCGGTGCGGTCGCCGTCGTCGTCACGGGTGGGCCGCAGGGCCGGGCCACGACCGTCCCGTACGGCCGGACCTCCGACGGCGACCCGGTCACCGGGGACACCCCGTTCCGGATCGCCTCGATGAGCAAGGCGTTCACCGCGCTCGCCGTGCAGCGGCTCGCCGAGCAGGGCCGGCTCGACCTGGACGGGCCGGTCGCGGCGGCGCTGCCCGGTTTCGCGGTCGCCGACCCACGGGGGCAGCGGATGACCGTGCGGCACCTGCTGACGCACACCTCCGGGCTGTCCGACGCCGACGTCGACGAGTTCGCGCTGCCCCCGCAGGAGTCCGCGGCCGCGCTGGTGCAGCGGCTGCGGGGGCTGCCGCTCGCCGCGGAGCCGGGCACCCGGTTCGAGTACCTCAACGCCAACTACGTGGTCGTGGCCCGGCTGGTCGAGGTCGTCACCGGGCGCCCGTTCGGCGACCATCTGGCGGATGCCGTGTTCCGTCCACTGGGCATGGACCGCACCGTGGCCACCGACCGCTGTGACGCGGCGGTACCCGGGCTCGCCCGCGGCCACGTCGGCGCCTACGGGGTGCAGGTACCGGCCCCGGAGATCCCGTCGCTGTGCGCGGGTGACGGTGGCATCGTGACCACCGCTGACGATCTCACCCGATGGCTGCGGTTCCGGCTCGGCGACGGGACCGTCCCCGGCGGGGCGCGATTGGTCGGGGCCGCGGCGATGCGGGATGCGGTGACCCCGGCGCCCGCGACCGGCGGCTACGGCCTCGGCTGGGGGATCGAGGACCGCGCCGGCGGCCGGGTGCTGGCCGCGCACAGCGGCGCGATCGGGACCGCGTCGAGCGCGATCACGATCTCCTCGGCCGGCTCCGGTGCGTTCGTGCTGACCAACGGGCGTGGCGCTCCCGCGCTGCTCGCCGGGCAGTTCGTCGACGGGGCGGACGGCGTCGATCCGGGCCCGCCGGTGACGGACCCGATGCGCCGGATCGACCTGACCCTGCTCGGGGTGACGGTCCTGCTGGCCGCCGGTCTGCTCGCAGCGGTTCTGCGCGCCCCGGGGCGTGCCCGTCGGCTCGCCGGGCGGCGGCGCACGGTGTCCCTGCCGGTGCTGGCCGTGCTCGCCGGGCTGGTCCTGCTCCCGGCGGTGGCCGCGGCGAGCGGGGTCGTGAGCACGACGGCGTGGGTCTACGCGTTCTGGCTCGTGCCCGCCGCCGGGGTGCTCGCGGTCGTGCTGGTCGCCGGCGGGCTGGCGGCGCTCGCCGCCCGCGGGTCGGCCCGCTGGCGGGTCCGCAGGTCAGGGGCTGTGGGTGCGGGCGCGCACCCCGTTCTCCACGACGTCGAGGACGGCGTCAAGGTCGTCCACCGGTAG